Proteins encoded by one window of Yamadazyma tenuis chromosome 2, complete sequence:
- the dot2 gene encoding ESCRT II complex subunit Dot2 (EggNog:ENOG503NTWB; BUSCO:EOG0926477X; COG:K): protein MYTTGHDRDAFSRLGKQLSDIHSSQLSTQLSVFQSALINFANEHGEDIKQNLEFRSKFTELCSSVGLDPLELSIYTNSKDDKRNNNFYISLSVRIVEVCQETRDLNGGLISFKELLPQLQNNVNLHSKITDTDVTKALEVLARLGNGYEVLTIHGKNWLKFSLASTSSSGFTTDQRKVYEVCTFMGGQVSYRLLRDNYGWDKIRCKTVLDEMIMNGFLWVDNQGVNGELHFWEPSWISS, encoded by the coding sequence ATGTACACCACCGGTCATGATAGAGATGCATTTTCTcgacttggaaaacaacTCAGTGACATCCACCTGAGCCAACTATCGACACAGCTTTCAGTGTTCCAATCTGCACTCATAAATTTTGCCAACGAGCACggtgaagatatcaaaCAAAACCTCGAGTTTCGTTCCAAGTTTACTGAATTGTGCTCACTGGTGGGACTTGATCCACTCGAACTCAGCATATATACAAATTCCAAAGACGACAAGCGTAACAACAACTTTTATATCAGTCTATCGGTACGAATCGTCGAGGTGTGTCAGGAGACCCGAGACTTGAATGGGGGGCTAATTTCATTCAAAGAGCTTCTTCCTCAATTGCAGAACAACGTCAATTTGCATTCTAAAATAACCGACACAGATGTGACGAAGGCCTTGGAGGTTCTTGCACGGTTAGGCAACGGGTACGAGGTGCTTACTATCCATGGTAaaaattggttgaagttttctttggcttccaCCTCCAGTAGTGGGTTTACGACCGACCAACGGAAGGTTTATGAGGTGTGTACTTTCATGGGAGGGCAAGTGTCGTACCGGTTGTTGCGAGACAATTACGGGTGGGACAAGATCCGATGCAAAACGGTGTTGGATGAGATGATTATGAATGGGTTTTTGTGGGTGGACAATCAGGGGGTGAATGGAGAGTTGCATTTTTGGGAGCCATCGTGGATCAGCAGTTGA
- the CUE5 gene encoding ubiquitin-binding protein cue5 (COG:S; EggNog:ENOG503NZT5) gives MSSKQLKVVPNDPIELGDDGAAVSTPTEPETAAAIESKSTTPDVSTKPEESTKEEEVEVEEDEAPPPAPPRPVSPITAIKTNLKEAFPMLDDRIITGVLIASQGNLDTSFNALLYISDETIEEPEIPAAGVPAYEGSSLSASSTKVPVTETDDEALARKLQKEFELEERRSRRRQKEAQRRKLQHSDDDSPDEFDQIKETFTQGIEEARTTLNGWVSGLTKRFDGNETQSKKSSDPPKLFGALGGSSAQRNTRKFDEDPQIISNDFHQKISLDDNDDKGPVLPKRKTNDWNEGTTNVPLNSDAFMVTDSEDEDKKEIKL, from the coding sequence ATGAGCAGTAAACAGTTAAAAGTGGTCCCAAACGATCCAATTGAGTTGGGAGACGATGGTGCAGCAGTATCCACTCCCACTGAACCCGAAACAGCGGCTGCAATCGAGTCAAAACTGACAACTCCCGATGTATCTACCAAACCTGAAGAgtccaccaaagaagaagaggttgaagtggaagaagacgaagcACCTCCTCCAGCACCACCCAGACCGGTATCACCGATCACGGCGATTAaaaccaacttgaaggaagcATTTCCAATGCTTGATGACAGAATCATTACCGGGGTATTGATTGCTAGTCAAGGTAACTTGGATACGTCCTTTAATGCGTTGCTCTACATATCCGACgaaacaattgaagaaccGGAAATTCCCGCTGCTGGTGTTCCAGCTTACGAAGGCTCTTCTTTATCAGCTTCTAGCACCAAGGTTCCGGTGACAGAAACTGACGATGAGGCGTTGGCAAGAAAGTTGCAGAAAgagtttgagttggaagagAGACGAAGCAGAAGACGCCAAAAAGAAGCCCAGCGTCGAAAATTGCAACACAGTGATGATGACTCGCCTGACGAGTTTGATCAGATCAAAGAAACCTTTACTCAAggtattgaagaagctcgTACGACGTTGAACGGATGGGTCAGTGGTTTGACCAAGAGGTTTGACGGCAACGAAACTCAGTCTAAGAAGAGCAGTGATCCTCCCAAACTCTTTGGAGCTTTGGGAGGTTCGAGTGCTCAGCGGAATACCAGGaagtttgatgaagatcCTCAGATTATATCCAATGACTTCCACCAGAAAATCAGTTTGGATGATAACGATGATAAAGGACCTGTGTTGCCCAAGCGGAAAACCAACGACTGGAATGAAGGCACTACGAATGTCCCTCTTAACAGTGATGCGTTTATGGTGACAGATTCAGAGGATGAAGACAAgaaggaaatcaagttgtAG
- a CDS encoding uncharacterized protein (EggNog:ENOG503P91A), whose amino-acid sequence MAISEMKMRKNELEDITNTSKSKLSFVKLEKKEKPKAVTFENYLLTPKDEDYYDDDEEDLVPQHEEPKLEQAMTPVEEPEVNESQDLDRNPDYIALTSSLRLLKSNKDKISNEIVELSQLSEFFKQCQDEKEIMKFLNKLLTNKLNLPKQNKILKCPMIKISKYEPQPLKLNLNEKPLFKTLNLFNNS is encoded by the coding sequence ATGGCCATCTCCgagatgaagatgagaaagaatgagttggaagacATAACAAACACCAGCAAGAGCAAACTAAGCTTTGTTAAgcttgaaaagaaggaaaagccTAAAGCCGTGACTTTTGAAAACTACTTGCTCACCCCTAAAGACGAGGACTACTACGATGATGACGAGGAGGATCTTGTTCCCCAACATGAGGAACCAAAGCTTGAACAAGCTATGACGCCCGTGGAAGAACCTGAAGTTAATGAAAGTCAAGACCTCGATAGGAACCCCGATTACATAGCATTGACGTCGTCTTTGCGGTTActcaaatcaaacaaagaCAAGATATCCAACGAAATCGTCGAGTTGTCACAGCTCCTGGAATTTTTCAAGCAATGCCAGGATGAGAAAGAGATTatgaagttcttgaacaagcttctcaccaacaaattgaacttACCAAAGCAaaacaagatcttgaagtgCCCCATGATCAAGATCTCCAAATACGAACCCCAgcctttgaagttgaacctTAATGAGAAGCCGTTGTTTAAGAcgttgaatttgttcaacaacagttga
- a CDS encoding uncharacterized protein (EggNog:ENOG503P24J), whose translation MSKSLYGTKSHTSFLAFPVRYNSDVPSKKQEAPIQQSDWKQINQFIPGEKTQTDSLSDRMPKFPLGKENVPTLLPRPGIPKVGKNVTFRQVINILKNKTEPELIYENEPHRLYFLICVCFGATLLIYSIVLGEWAIFQATKDFNENTEEKNDVIRKREWVLSLLKNSVYSVITLAAAYYIFTFPSRLVRRMWYLPGPVEHVKFTTYPLVPGRSTPVVTLPLEALERKHKARVWTGRGFYGTSDASFFFFVLQEVKNGKTVKNWVVDRKGFFWSDGRVFDYIFGKETIAEAEAGVPYDEQVGIINRELKKKKQKLRKEQGIFYGLKFQGEEMKKDARRLMGKDDLKKLK comes from the coding sequence ATGTCTAAAAGTTTGTACGGAACTAAATCACACACTTCGTTCCTCGCTTTTCCAGTTCGGTATAACTCTGATGTACCATCTAAGAAACAGGAAGCCCCAATCCAACAGAGCGATTGGAAGCAAATCAACCAGTTTATTCCCGGAGAAAAGACCCAGACCGACTCGCTCAGTGACAGAATGCCCAAGTTCCCGCTCGGCAAGGAAAACGTGCCGACGTTGCTCCCTCGTCCAGGAATACCTAAAGTGGGCAAGAATGTCACCTTCAGACAAGTGATAAATATCCTTAAGAACAAGACGGAGCCCGAGCTCATCTACGAAAATGAACCACATAGACTATACTTTTTGATCTGCGTTTGCTTTGGAGCCACTCTCTTGATATACTCGATAGTGTTGGGAGAATGGGCTATTTTCCAGGCCACCAAGGACTTCAATGAGAACACAGAAGAAAAGAACGATGTGATACGCAAACGGGAATGGGTGCTTtcgttgttgaagaacctgGTGTACAGTGTGATCACCTTGGCCGCTGCGTACTATATCTTTACGTTCCCATCTCGGTTGGTCAGAAGAATGTGGTACTTACCAGGACCAGTTGAGCATGTCAAGTTCACCACCTATCCCCTTGTTCCCGGTAGATCCACCCCCGTGGTAACCTTGCCATTAGAAGCATTAGAGAGAAAACATAAAGCCCGGGTTTGGACTGGAAGAGGATTCTACGGTACAAGTGATGCTtcgttcttcttttttgtGTTGCAGGAAGTGAAAAATGGAAAAACTGTCAAGAACTGGGTGGTTGACAGAAAGGGATTCTTTTGGAGTGATGGGAGAGTTTTTGACTACATTTTTGGGAAAGAAACAATTGCTGAAGCTGAAGCAGGGGTTCCATATGATGAGCAGGTGGGTATTATCAATAgagaattgaagaagaaaaagcAGAAGTTAAGAAAGGAACAAGGGATCTTTTATGGCTTGAAATTTCAAGGAgaggagatgaagaaagatgCTCGTAGGCTTATGGGGaaagatgatttgaaaaaattaAAGTAA
- the rpc25 gene encoding DNA-directed RNA polymerase III complex subunit Rpc25 (EggNog:ENOG503P1TA; COG:K), whose protein sequence is MFILTKLSDLIRLPPHTFNVPIHQALTNEIHKKYSNKIIHNVGLAISIWDIEDIKEGLLRPGDGGSHVEITFRMIVWKPFIGELLEGVVTDCNVEGIKVKLDFFDEIFIRKEMLFENCEFKGVERAWCWKPDDENELFIDLNERIRFRVEEEAFYNIKPRTDNSTTRDPEEDEAQKTNRTPPYAIYASCQAAGTGCVSWWD, encoded by the coding sequence ATGTTCATTCTTACAAAACTCTCGGACCTAATACGCCTTCCGCCGCATACCTTCAACGTACCCATCCACCAGGCACTTACCAATGAAATACACAAAAAGTACAGCAACAAAATCATCCACAACGTCGGACTTGCCATAAGTATATGGGACATCGAAGACATCAAAGAAGGGCTCCTCAGGCCTGGAGATGGTGGGTCGCACGTCGAGATCACCTTCCGCATGATCGTGTGGAAGCCATTCATCGgtgagttgttggaaggGGTTGTGACTGATTGTAACGTGGAAGGAATCAAAGTGaaacttgattttttcGATGAAATCTTTATACGCAAAGAGATGCTATTCGAAAACTGTGAGTTCAAAGGCGTGGAAAGAGCATGGTGTTGGAAACCCGATGACGAGAATGAGTTGTTCATAGATCTCAACGAACGGATCCGGTTTCGGGTTGAAGAGGAAGCTTTTTACAATATCAAGCCTCGAACCGATAATTCTACTACAAGAGATCCTGAAGAGGATGAGGCCCAGAAGACCAATCGGACTCCTCCGTATGCCATTTACGCGTCGTGCCAAGCGGCCGGTACGGGATGTGTATCGTGGTGGGACTAG
- the RPT1 gene encoding 26S proteasome regulatory subunit 7 (EggNog:ENOG503NVNZ; COG:O) has protein sequence MPPKADWDKYIPNEDDEANQEKIVPLSEGDIQVLKTYGAAPYASSLKQIEKDLKDIEDRIKENIGVKESDTGLAVPHLWDIMGDKQRMNEEQPLQVARCTKIIEATNPVPQPGLLQNADNKSKYVINIKQIAKFVVGLGERVSPTDIEEGMRVGVDRQKYEIQLPLPPRIDPSVTMMTVEEKPDVTYSDIGGCKEQIEKLREVVELPLLSPERFVKLGIDPPKGILLYGPPGTGKTLCARAVANRTDATFIRVIGSELVQKYVGEGARMVRELFEMARTKKACIIFFDEVDAIGGARFDDGAGGDNEVQRTMLELITQLDGFDPRGNIKVMFATNRPNTLDPALLRPGRIDRKVEFSLPDLEGRANIFRIHSKTMSCEKGIRWELISRLCPNATGAELRSVCTEAGMFAIRARRKVANEKDFLKAVEKVIKGNLKFSSTSQYMQYN, from the coding sequence ATGCCACCAAAAGCAGATTGGGATAAATACATACCCAACGAGGATGATGAGGCCAATCAAGAAAAGATTGTGCCTTTGAGTGAAGGAGACATTCAGGTACTTAAGACATACGGTGCTGCTCCATATGCGTCGTCCTTGAAGCAAATCGAgaaggatttgaaagatatcGAGGACAGAATCAAAGAGAATATTGGTGTCAAGGAAAGCGACACCGGGTTGGCCGTGCCCCACTTATGGGACATCATGGGCGATAAACAAAGGATGAACGAAGAGCAGCCTTTGCAAGTGGCCAGATGTACCAAGATTATTGAGGCTACCAACCCTGTTCCTCAACCGGGATTGTTACAAAATGCTGACAATAAGCTGAAATACGTGATAAACATCAAACAGATAGCCAAGTTCGTGGTGGGATTGGGTGAACGGGTCAGTCCTACCGATATCGAAGAAGGCATGAGAGTCGGGGTCGATAGACAAAAGTACGAGATCCAGTTGCCTTTACCTCCTAGAATCGACCCATCGgtgacgatgatgacggTGGAGGAAAAACCTGATGTCACATACAGCGATATTGGTGGTTGCAAAGAGCAAATCGAGAAGTTGAGGGAAGTGGTGGAATTGCCATTATTATCACCTGAACGGTTTGTCAAGCTTGGTATCGACCCCCCCAAAGGAATCTTATTGTACGGACCACCAGGTACCGGGAAAACTTTATGCGCCAGAGCGGTTGCCAACAGAACTGATGCCACATTTATAAGGGTAATTGGGTCTGAATTGGTGCAGAAGTatgttggtgaaggtgCAAGAATGGTGAGGGAATTATTTGAAATGGCTAGAACCAAGAAAGCATGCATTATATTTTTCGATGAAGTCGACGCCATTGGAGGAGCCAGATTTGATGATGGGGCTGGAGGAGATAATGAGGTACAAAGAACCatgttggagttgatcacGCAATTAGATGGCTTCGACCCCAGAGGTAATATCAAGGTGATGTTTGCAACCAATAGACCAAATACCTTGGATCCTGCTTTGTTGAGACCCGGAAGAATCGATAGAAAAGTGGAGTTCTCATTACCTGACTTGGAGGGCCGAGCTAATATTTTCAGAATTCATTCCAAGACCATGAGCTGTGAAAAGGGTATCAGATGGGAGTTGATTTCCAGATTATGTCCTAATGCCACCGGAGCTGAATTGAGATCAGTATGCACGGAAGCAGGAATGTTTGCCATTAGAGCTAGAAGGAAGGTTGCTAATGAAAAggactttttgaaggcagttgaaaaagttATCAAGGgtaacttgaagttcagTTCCACCAGCCAGTACATGCAATACAATTGA
- a CDS encoding uncharacterized protein (COG:B; EggNog:ENOG503PW1Q), which translates to MDLQHEPKEEDSQEQQQEVDQETTLQDASVLIDSQLAAGRSPADIVKRFRTSRTARADYTPELLVSVAATSDGNFDQLVQAAAAATARASETSQSGANSHEASDEFTQIDPHVPSASASVSTNEGTSTHPFKKSRSRSEEELINIKSFGADASLPSTFIDNFFYNYEYTYPVVHKTEMEAELRQIDFASEALVNLKMYVVLSIGCLVYDSINRTDQFAEYFNEHLLESVADSVENPNPDVANVALAALVALYYVNRKRFNQSWNMVGVLTRLMIKFDLYRRKGVYADIFWTVYNLDKDLSLILDKPSQLPVDSIIEAPVPQDDLTRKFNELYRLENKINNYKLSLKTSRGEDTTVRIISNEIENWRVSVSSLLHVHFFDSTNLQEFTTLVNLNYFYLCIELDELADVKSSQFMLQFLSQYFALTLNEKQKSMVGLSINNLMYYQKLLKVIRYNALNVISDRKSQGYVENLQIVLNLLKYMSSYCDVSVLVSLCQHLSDVRDSDEARATVNTIVAKTTPIPSI; encoded by the exons ATGGACCTCCAACACgaaccaaaagaagaagacagTCAAGAACAACAGCAAGAAGTGGACCAAGAGACCACCTTACAAGATGCCTCCGTCTTAATCGATAGCCAGCTTGCGGCCGGCCGGTCACCTGCCGATATTGTCAAGAGGTTTCGGACATCACGGACTGCTCGCGCCGACTATACACCAGAGCTACTTGTATCAGTGGCGGCCACCAGTGACGGCAA TTTCGACCAGCTCGTGCAGGCGGCTGCTGCCGCCACCGCCAGAGCTAGTGAGACATCGCAGTCGGGTGCCAACTCCCACGAAGCAAGTGACGAGTTCACACAAATTGACCCGCACGTTCCGCTGGCTTCTGCTTCTGTAAGCACCAACGAGGGTACCAGTACCCACCCCTTTAAAAAGAGCCGCCTGCGCTCGGAAGAAGAGctcatcaatatcaaatCGTTTGGGGCCGATGCCCTGCTCCCGTCCACTTTTATCGATAATTTCTTCTACAACTACGAGTATACCTACCCGGTTGTCCACAAGACTGAGATGGAGGCCGAGCTCCGGCAGATTGATTTTGCAAGCGAGGCCCTtgtcaacttgaagatgtaTGTGGTGCTTAGTATCGGCTGCTTGGTGTATGATTCAATCAACCGCACCGATCAGTTTGCTGAGTATTTCAACGAACATCTCCTCGAGTCTGTGGCGGACTCGGTGGAAAACCCCAACCCAGACGTTGCAAATGTGGCGTTGGCTGCCCTTGTGGCGTTGTACTATGTGAACCGCAAACGGTTTAACCAGTCGTGGAATATGGTGGGGGTTCTCACCCGTCTAATGATCAAATTCGACCTCTACAGACGTAAAGGTGTATATGCCGATATTTTCTGGACGGTGTATAATTTGGATAAGGATTTGAGTTTAATTCTTGACAAGCCCAGCCAGCTTCCAGTGGACTCGATCATCGAGGCACCAGTTCCACAAGATGACCTCACTCGTAAGTTCAACGAACTTTATCGTCTTGAGAATAAGATCAATAACTACAAGTTGTCGTTGAAAACTTCCAGAGGTGAAGATACCACTGTCAGGATTATCTCAAACGAAATTGAGAATTGGCGAGTATCTGTGAGCAGCTTGCTCCATGTCCATTTCTTTGACTCCACCAACCTTCAGGAGTTCACCACattggtcaacttgaactaTTTCTACTTGTGCATCGAGCTAGACGAACTTGCAGACGTCAAGTCACTGCAATTTATGCTCCAGTTTCTCTCGCAATACTTCGCATTGACGTTAAACGAGAAGCAGAAGTCGATGGTGGGgctttcaatcaacaacttgatgtaCTACCAGAAGCTTCTCAAGGTCATCCGCTACAATGCTCTCAATGTGATTTCAGACAGGAAGTCTCAAGGCTACGTGGAGAATTTGCAGATTgtattgaacttgttgaagtataTGTCCAGTTACTGCGATGTAAGCGTTTTGGTGAGCCTCTGCCAGCACCTCAGTGACGTAAGAGATAGCGACGAAGCCCGCGCAACCGTGAACACCATCGTGGCCAAAACCACCCCCATCCCCTCGATATGA
- the MHR1 gene encoding mitochondrial 54S ribosomal protein mL67 (EggNog:ENOG503NUQB; COG:K), with protein MSGMKLRAEKKMRKHLIEQLKARKVLGARIAQGEKSAEDLTRLNMPPQLYVFHNRFSGQVLYSQVPGFHQDQIDAQFTRPNWQNRKPNRRTDLWKLMCVVNFSNHEYAVAAYHGLKDLRKCRDTVQQQVAKAMRKKDDDGNIWSSGQYRPTYAQEAVADLSHVIDEFELENTRVMWESAWRKGDDARWRNDLVEHETLPPFTTKYQTALMAELQEKAVAEFAAAREGDMAHQSDTGAPGPGTSSPVA; from the coding sequence ATGTCAGGAATGAAGTTAAGAGctgagaagaagatgagaaAGCATCTCATCGAGCAGCTCAAGGCCAGAAAGGTCTTGGGTGCTCGGATTGCTCAAGGAGAGAAGTCTGCTGAGGACCTTACTCGTTTGAATATGCCTCCTCAGTTGTATGTATTCCACAACCGATTCTCTGGCCAGGTATTATATTCACAAGTTCCTGGGTTCCACCAAGATCAGATCGACGCCCAGTTTACGCGGCCCAACTGGCAAAACCGCAAACCCAACAGAAGAACTGATTTGTGGAAACTCATGTGTGTGGTGAACTTTTCCAACCACGAATACGCTGTGGCCGCATACCATGGACTAAAGGACTTGAGGAAGTGCCGGGACACCGTACAGCAACAGGTGGCTAAGGCCATGAGAAAGAAGGACGACGACGGGAACATCTGGAGCTCTGGGCAGTATCGCCCGACGTATGCCCAAGAAGCAGTAGCTGATTTGAGTCATGTGATcgatgagtttgaattggaaaataCCCGGGTGATGTGGGAAAGTGCCTGGAGAAAAGGTGATGATGCCCGCTGGCGGAACGACTTGGTGGAGCATGAGACCTTACCTCCATTTACAACCAAGTATCAGACGGCATTAATGGCGGAATTGCAAGAAAAAGCGGTCGCTGAGTTTGCAGCTGCTAGAGAAGGCGATATGGCCCACCAATCTGATACCGGAGCCCCTGGCCCGGGTACTTCATCTCCTGTAGCATAA
- a CDS encoding uncharacterized protein (EggNog:ENOG503NZ0S; COG:T), translating to MNDTFGIVIGLIPLVGVFYVVFFVVYGSSLLRNYELQRRLHQSEINDFIGRINSKHFLRLIQVDISEEDLGESKPTYWSPLSLKALPQGREHLTDQVVALFFAATIAMSVELIFLVLCELAGFEVIPWLFQTLVDTLVLLVALVMPFMVLGLVVAHRLTPIEASHMGKLAFCVGYVGWFLMLSRLGSLARDFRHAATDWSVRSLLDTKITQVGLMGITTNSVLSGIGSSTVIYKVISAWKFKSSRGVSEKDINGVISNYNNINVLLEKRNSELNGYLVKTGGTVYNTPDPLNNSLKKKGNKLGGIMHRVQSFASLQGLPDKNSDEYEISELNKEIRSLKNMRNDTYNQLTRLLYAYEADNQPKHITTTVADLSNCGFAIYCLYRLINIVVLRLPYYYWSNATDDESKDALAITISKIILAASSSTSSVTEKQLVTLISFSLSGSLFLLTFSNVLMTLRSFSRFFPIITSLPKQIKSWSVSLIVCQLFGIYVISTCLLIRTNLPSNLSFQISRILSLSGSNVESEAMLNREIKFIDTLFDLIFLISNIITFVVFYLRKLADSDESLDEEEMIEGAKDFKSM from the coding sequence ATGAATGATACATTTGGAATAGTGATAGGCCTAATTCCATTGGTTGGAGTGTTCTATGTGGTGTTTTTTGTAGTGTATGGAAGCTCACTCCTACGCAACTATGAGCTCCAGCGCCGGCTTCATCAGTCCGAAATCAATGACTTTATAGGCCGTATTAACAGCAAACACTTTTTGCGGCTAATCCAAGTGGACATatctgaagaagatctcGGCGAATCCAAGCCCACATACTGGTCACCGTTATCATTAAAGGCATTACCCCAAGGCCGTGAGCATCTCACTGACCAGGTGGTGGCTTTGTTCTTTGCTGCCACCATTGCCATGAGTGTGGAATTGATATTTCTTGTACTTTGTGAGTTAGCAGGGTTTGAAGTGATACCGTGGTTGTTCCAAACTCTTGTTGATACGCTCGTGTTGCTCGTGGCTCTTGTGATGCCGTTTATGGTGCTCGGGTTGGTTGTTGCACACCGTTTGACACCAATAGAAGCTTCTCATATGGGGAAATTAGCTTTTTGTGTAGGTTATGTCGGGTGGTTTTTAATGCTTCTGCGACTTGGAAGTTTGGCTCGTGATTTCAGACACGCTGCTACCGACTGGCTGGTCAGATCGTTGTTAGACACAAAGATCACTCAGGTGGGGTTGATGGGTATAACCACCAATTCTGTGCTATCAGGAATTGGATCCTCGACTGTCATTTATAAGGTGATATCGGCCTGGAAGTTTAAGCTGTCTCGTGGGGTTTCCGAGAAAGATATTAATGGGGTCATCTCCAACTACAACAATATCAATGTTCTCCTTGAGAAACGGAACTCGGAACTCAATGGCTATTTGGTGAAGACAGGGGGAACCGTTTACAACACACCTGATCCACTCAATAATCTGTTGAAAAAGAAAGGTAATAAACTTGGAGGAATCATGCATAGAGTACAGTCTTTTGCTAGTTTACAGGGACTTCCAGACAAAAATTCTGACGAGTATGAAATAAGtgagttgaacaaagaaatcCGCTCTCTTAAAAATATGAGAAATGATACTTACAACCAGCTCACAAGACTATTATACGCATATGAGGCCGACAACCAGCCTAAGCATATCACCACCACGGTGGCTGATTTACTGAACTGCGGATTTGCTATTTATTGTTTGTACAGACTCATCAATATCGTGGTGCTCCGCTTACCATATTATTACTGGAGTAATGCAACTGATGATGAATCCAAAGATGCTTTGGCCATcaccatctccaaaatAATTCTAGCTGCCTCCTCAAGTACTTCATCCGTTACCGAGAAACAATTGGTCACCTTAATCAGTTTTCTGTTATCTGGAAGTTTGTTTCTATTAACCTTTTCAAACGTGTTGATGACTTTGCGGTCGTTTTCCCGGTTTTTCCCTATTATCACCAGTTTACCTAAACAAATAAAAAGCTGGCTGGTCAGCTTGATTGTGTGTCAGCTTTTTGGAATCTACGTGATATCTACATGCCTCTTGATAAGAACTAATTTACCCTCCAATTTGTCATTCCAAATTTCTCGCATCTTATCATTATCGGGTTCAAATGTCGAATCTGAAGCGATGCTCAACCGggaaatcaagttcatcgaTACTCTTTTCGACTTGATCTTTCTTATCAGCAATATCATCACGTTTGTGGTGTTTTATTTGCGGAAGCTTGCTGATAGTGACGAGCTGTTggacgaagaagagatgATAGAAGGTGCCAAAGACTTTAAGCTGATGTAA